In a genomic window of Kribbella amoyensis:
- a CDS encoding ADP-ribosylglycohydrolase family protein yields MAQRSSTALEDRSVGALLGSAVGDAIGGAVEGWTPEAIRERHGGWVTGIVGPWYDDWRNARPIAPYHKGDGHITDDTLMTHALVEVYDERRAHLDAYAIAESLVPKMLAGRRWVPELEADALLLQRVFLAEKWLVARLHYGHNDPREAGVGNIVNCGAAMYVAPVGIANAGDPAGAYAEAIDVAGAHQSSYGREAAGVFAAAVAAAMVPGATASDAVTAALELAKDGTRDAVAAVAEAADGLTDWEAAIPQLRKAVEPFDTVGPDYRNQSLDARRPSRTKAIEELPVALGFVLVSGGDVRQAVLGGTNYGRDADSIASMAGAVTGALSGQAGVPADWAREIAAASKTDLVEPGRVMATVAKDLRDADAQRWARRTAALDALV; encoded by the coding sequence ATGGCGCAACGTTCCAGCACGGCGCTCGAAGACAGGTCGGTGGGTGCTCTCCTCGGCTCCGCGGTCGGTGACGCGATCGGCGGTGCCGTCGAGGGCTGGACCCCGGAGGCGATCCGGGAACGGCACGGCGGCTGGGTGACCGGCATCGTCGGCCCGTGGTACGACGACTGGCGCAACGCGCGCCCGATCGCGCCGTACCACAAGGGCGACGGGCACATCACCGACGACACGTTGATGACGCACGCGCTGGTCGAGGTGTACGACGAACGCCGCGCGCACCTGGACGCGTACGCGATCGCGGAGTCGCTGGTCCCGAAGATGCTGGCCGGGCGCCGGTGGGTCCCGGAGCTCGAGGCGGACGCGTTGCTGCTGCAGCGGGTGTTCCTGGCGGAGAAGTGGCTGGTGGCCCGGTTGCACTACGGGCACAACGACCCGCGCGAGGCCGGTGTCGGCAACATCGTGAACTGTGGGGCGGCGATGTACGTGGCGCCGGTCGGGATCGCGAACGCCGGTGATCCCGCCGGGGCCTACGCCGAGGCGATCGACGTCGCCGGGGCGCACCAGTCCAGCTACGGGCGGGAGGCGGCCGGCGTGTTCGCGGCCGCCGTCGCCGCCGCGATGGTGCCGGGGGCAACGGCCTCCGACGCGGTCACGGCGGCGCTCGAGCTGGCCAAGGACGGGACCCGGGACGCGGTCGCGGCGGTGGCCGAGGCGGCCGACGGGCTGACCGACTGGGAGGCCGCGATCCCGCAGCTGCGCAAGGCGGTCGAGCCGTTCGACACGGTCGGCCCGGACTACCGCAACCAGTCCCTGGACGCGCGCCGGCCGAGCCGGACGAAGGCGATCGAGGAGCTGCCGGTGGCACTCGGGTTCGTGCTGGTCTCCGGCGGCGACGTCCGTCAGGCGGTGCTCGGCGGGACGAACTACGGCCGCGACGCCGACTCGATCGCGTCGATGGCGGGTGCCGTCACCGGTGCGCTCAGCGGGCAGGCCGGCGTACCGGCGGACTGGGCGCGAGAGATCGCGGCCGCCAGCAAGACCGACCTGGTCGAGCCCGGACGGGTGATGGCCACGGTCGCCAAGGACCTGCGGGACGCGGACGCCCAGCGCTGGGCCCGGCGGACCGCGGCCCTGGACGCGCTGGTCTGA